In Lysinibacillus sp. 2017, the DNA window GGTAAATGAAATCGTTGGCTTGACGTTTTCAATGACTGCCTGCACGATAATATCTACGTTAATCTTATTTTCCTCTAAAATGCTAAATACACCTGATAACGCCGCCATTTCATATGAATCGTAACCAATTGTTAATCGAATAATATCCGATTCATAGGCTATACCATGCACAATTAAACTTTTTTCCATTTCGACATCCCCTTTTATCATTGTACCGTCTACATATGCTGTAATTCACAACCACTTAGTGTATGTGCTTTCCTGGTCTTTTAGTACTTTTCATAGCAACTATTTGCAGTTACAAATACCGCTTACCTAACCAAATCCAGAACAAAAGCGACCTTCCACGTTCATGGAAAGTCGCCGTCAAGACAAATAATAGTTAAATGTAATTCACGGATAGCTCTCCAGAACATTAGCTCTGACAGTCTTACATCTGTTAAATGCAACACCAGCAAATTCCGCGAACAATACGTAATTCACTTCGGCAAGCTCCCCTTTCGATTGCTGTCATCGGAATTGTTCTTCCTCAAGCAATGTACTATTGAATACTGCACCTCTATCGATTGAAAATATTGAATTATTTTAATAGTAACATAATGCTAGTCATCATTCTAATGAAGCTTCGTGAAAATGCGTATAAATTGTTTGGGCCAACGCATGAGGAATTCCCGCTTCAAGCAATTGATCAATGGATGCCTCTCGTATTTTTTTTACGGAACCAAAATGCTTCATGAGTTGCTGCTTACGCTTTGGTCCGACTCCTTCAATATCATCCAGCGCCGAAACAATAGCATGCGCTTGACGTTGTTGGCGTAAAAACGTAATCGCAAATCGGTGGACTTCATCTTGAATGCGCTGCAATAAATAAAACGCATCACTCGTACGTTTCAGTGCAATCGGTTCAACAGGATCACCGAAAAGTAGTTGTGACGTATTGTGCTTATTATCTTTTGCTAGCCCTGCGATTGGAATATACAAGCCAAGCTCATCTTCAATTACTTCTCTTGCTACTTCCATTTGACCCTTACCACCATCAATAACGATTAAATCAGGCAATGGTAAATTTTCACGGAGTACGCGCGTATAACGACGTCGTATCACTTCTTGCATCGCACCGTAATCATCATGCTTTGCAGCTTGTCTTGTTTTATATTTGCGGTATTCCTTTTTCGCTGGTTTCCCGTCGACGAAAACGACCATAGCCGAAACAGGATCCGCCCCGTGCATATGACTATTATCGAATGCTTCAATCCGTAGCGGTGCAGAAATATTTAACGCTTCCCCTAATGCTTCACACGCCCCCACCGTCCGCTCTTCTTGGCGTTCAATAAGTTGGAATTTTTCGCTAACAGCAATCGTCGCATTTTTTGTAGCCAAATCAACAAGTTCTTTTTTCTGGCCTCTTTTTGGAATAACGATTTTAATATTTAATAACTTTTGTAATATATTTTCATCAATGCCTTGTGGAATAAAAATTTCTTTCGGCAAAAGATGATTCGGTTCATTGTAAAAGTGTCCAACAAACGTTAAAAATTCTTGTTCTGGCTCATCATAAATAGGAAAAACAGAGACATCACGTTCGATTAATTTCCCTTGGCGAACAAAAAATACTTGAACGCACATCCAACCTTTTTCAACCGCATAGCCGAATACATCGCGGTTGCTTAAATCGTCTGTAATAATCTTTTGTTTTTGCATAATACTATCAATATGCGTCATTAAATCTCGGAATTCTTTTGCACGTTCAAACTCTAACTTTTCAGCAGCATCAAGCATTTTCGCTTCTAATTGCCGCTTAACATCCTCAACGCCACCGTTTAAAAACTTCGAAATTTCTTCAATCATCTCGTCATACACTTTTTTCTCAATATCCTTCACACATGGTGCTAAGCATTGTCCTAAATGATAGTACAAACAAACTTGGCTTGGCATTTGTGCACATTTACGTAATGGGTATAAGCGATCGAGTAATTTTCGTGTTTCATTTGCAGCATACGCATTTGGATAAGGGCCAAAATATCTCGCCTTATCCTTCTTAATTTTACGTGTTGTTAAAATTCGCGGATAGCGTTCATTTGTTATTTTAATATAAGGATATGTTTTATCATCAGTTAACTTAATATTGTATTTTGGATCATGAAGCTTAATAAGATTGAGCTCTAAAATAAGCGCTTCAATATCACTTGACGTCACGATATACTCGAAATCTTCAATTTCACTTACTAAACGAGCTGTTTTACCATCATGACTACCTGTGAAATAAGAGCGTACACGATTTTTCAAAATCTTCGCCTTACCAACATAGATAATGGTCCCTTGGCGATCTTTCATTAAATAACAGCCTGATTCATCTGGTAAAATTTCAAGCTTTGCCTTAATCGTTGGATTCATGTTATCACCTACTGTTATGTCATCTATCGTTAGTGTACCCGATTCAACGACAAGAAAAAAGCCGTACACCTACGTGAGGTATACGGCCTTCAAAGTTTTAATTATTTGTTGTCGTTAATGAAGTCGATTAACGCTTCTTTTGGCATGAAGCCAGCAGTTTTTGCTTTTAGTTCACCATCTACGAATAATAGTAATGATGGAATCGACATGATTTGGTATTCTGCAGCAGTAACTTGGTTGTTATCTACATCAACTTTTACGACTTTAACATCGTTGCCGATTTCTGAATCTAATTCTTCAAGAACTGGAGCTATCATTTTACATGGACCACACCACGCTGCCCAAAAGTCTACTAAAACCACACCGTTTGAAATTTCTTGCTCGAAAGTTTGATCTGTACCGTGTACAATTGCCATAATAAAATAGCCTCCTTATATAACGTCTGTTTGTAGTATAGCATGATTTGCCAATTTAAAAATACTAAAATGCTCGGGATTTTAAAACTGAAGCGATTGGCAAAGTGTACTCATTACCTAATAAGGAATGGTTTTAAAGTGTACTCATTTTTCGCGTATGAGGTGAACCGCTTTTTTAACCAAATTACCCTCCAAATAAATTTATTATTCAAGAATACTTAAAGTAAACTGCTACGTCGACAAGATGGATATTTCTGATAACGTTTTGATACGCTATTTCTTTTTGAGAATAGTTAAAATGGCATTCCTAGATAGTTCAAAAATACGCTTCTTTTCTTCTATAAGGAAGTAGAGTAAGCTATAGAAAGAGTAGATAAGGGAGGAAGTTTCATTGATTACAATTAATAAAGAACGAGTTCTTCAAATCGCAACGGACTTACTACAACAGCATAGTCCGACTGGCTATTGCCATGAAATTATGGATAAGGTTGAACAGTTCGTTCAGCAAACGGGTTATCAATTTGAGCGCACATTGAAAGGCGGAGGAATCATTTCCATTCCCGGAGCTAATGAAGGGAAAGTAATCGGTCTTTCTGCGCATGTTGATACATTGGGTGCCATGGTTCGTTCGATTACTGGTCACGGCACATTAAAATTTACGCTTCTAGGTGGCCCACTCGTTCCAACTTGGGATGGCGAATATGTTTTTGTACGTACGAGAGACGGCAGAACTTATAGTGGTACTATTTTGAGCACTAGCCCATCCGTACACGTATTTGAAGACAGCAAATCAAAAAAACGCGAACCGCAGTTTATGGAAGTGCGTCTCGATGAAAAGGTGAAAACGAAGGAAGATGTTTTGAAGCTTGGCATTGGTGTCGGTGACTTTATTTTTATTGATCCGAAAACGACTGTAACAGAAAGCGGCTTTTTGAAATCTCGGTTCATTGATGACAAAGGAAGTGTAGCGTGCTTATTGGCGCTTATTGAAATCATGCAGCAGGAGAAAATCGTACCGGCTTATCCGGTGAAAATTGTGATTTCCAACTATGAAGAGGTTGGTCATGGTTCATCGTATATTCCTGCTGATATTACTGAATACATTTCTGTTGATATGGGCTGTATCGGTGATGATTTAAGCTGTACAGAATATGATGTTTCCATTTGTGCGAAGGATTCAAGTGGACCTTACGATTACGAAATCACATCAACCTTTATCGAATTGGCTAAAGAAAATGGCTTGCAATACGCGGTTGATATTTATCCTATGTACGGTTCGGATACAAGTGCAGCACTACGTGGCGGCAATAATATCAAAGGTGCCCTAATCGGACCTGGTGTTCACGCGTCACACGGAATGGAACGTACACATTATGAAGCATTAGAAAATACGATGAAATTACTTTACTTGTATATTACGAAGCGTTAATGGATTGATAAAAGATACTAACGTGGTGTTTTTGTCTTGTAATAATGCAGAGTATTTAGTGTTTTAGGGTATATGGTCGTAGCACACATTCATGTAGGGCGCTTACTGTGGTAGGCGCCCTTTTTCTAAGTAAAGCTCACCCAATCTCTACATAGCAAAAAAACAGCTTCCCTCAAATTTGAAGGAAGCCGTTTATCATTACGCGTTAACTTTTAACGCTTTAAATTCTTCGATTAGCATTGGTACAACTTCGAATAGGTCGCCTACGATACCGTAGTCCGCTACTTTGAAGATGTTTGCTTCTGGATCTTTGTTAATCGCTACGATTACTTTAGAGTTCGACATACCAGCTAAGTGTTGGATTGCTCCAGAAATACCAGCTGCAATGTAAAGGTCAGGTGTTACAACTTTACCCGTTTGACCGATTTGTAATGAGTAATCACAGTATTCAGCGTCACATGCACCACGAGATGCACCAACTGCACCGCCAAGTAAGTTTGCTAAATCTTTTAATGGTTCGAAACCTTCTTCAGATTTCACTCCACGGCCACCAGCTACTACTACTTTCGCTTCTGATAGATCTACACCTTCAGTTGATTTACGAACAACTTCTTTAATCACTGTTCGTAAGTTTGTAATTTCTACTGATACCGAAGATACATCGCCTGAGCGACCTGCATCTTTAGCAAGTGGTGCAATATTGTTAGGACGGATTGTTGCAAAAATAACGCCGTCTTTTACTTTTACTTTTTCAAATGCTTTACCAGAATAGATTGGGCGGATGAATACTGTCGCATCACCTGAACCTTCAACTTCTGTTACATCTGATATTAAACCTGATTTTAAGCGAGAAGCTACTTTTGGTGATAAGTCTTTACCTAAAGAAGTATGACCGAATACGATTGCTTCCGGTTTTTCTTGCTCAACTACTGCTAAGATTGCTTGGCTGTAGCCATCAGATGTATATGTTTTTAAATGTGGGTGTTCTACTGTAACGACGCGGCTTGCACCATAAGCGATCATTTCTTGTGCTAAACCAGCAACAGCATCCCCTACTAATAATGCAACCACTTCACCACCGTCAGCGATTTGAGAACCTGCTGCGATTGCTTCGAATGAAACATTACGTAAGCTTCCTTCACGAACCTCACCTAACACTAAAACCTTCTTTGACATGAATATCCCTCCATTACCATCTTCGTAAAACTTTGCGTTAATTTTCGATACAATTTTTAATTAGACAACTTTCGCTTCGTTGTGTAATAGGTTCACTAATTCTTTTACCTGAGCAGATAAATCGCCTTCTAATACGCGACCTGCTGCTTTTTGCGGTGGTAAATAAATTTCAACTGTTTCTACTTTTACTTCAACATCGTCTTCATCGATATCTAAATCATCTAACTCAAGCTCTTCAAGCGGCTTTTTCTTTGCTTTCATGATCCCTGGTAAAGATGGGTAACGTGGCTCGTTTAAACCTTGTTGAGCTGTTACTAGTAATGGTAGCGACGTTTCCAAAATTTCAGAGTCACCTTCGATATCACGAATAATTTTGACATTCGTGCCTTCGATTTCAAGGCTTGTAATTGTTGTTACGTAGTTTATGCCTAATAGATCAGCTAAACGTGGACCTACTTGACCAGAACCACCATCGATTGCAACGTTACCTGCTAAAATTAAATCTGCTTCTTTGTCTTTTAAATATTCTGCTAGGATGTAAGCTGCAGAGTATTGATCTAACTCATCTAAATCATCTTCTGTATTAATTAATACTGCTTCGTCAGCGCCCATTGCTAAAGCTGTACGTAATTGCTTTTCTGCATCTTCGCCACCGATTGTCACAACTGTTACTTTACCGCCTAATGCGTCACGCTTTTGGATTGCTTCTTCAATTGCATATTCATCGTATGGGTTGATGATGAACTCAGCACCATCTTCTTGAATCTTACCGCCAGAAACAACGATTTTTTCTTCTGTGTCAAAAGTACGTTTTACTAATACATAAATATTCATAATCTAGACCTCCTAAAAGCTTTTAATTTATCCTACATTTACAGACTTACTTGCCTGTAAAGATTGGTTCACGTTTTTCAATAAATGCTTGGATGCCTTCTTTCGCATCCTGTGATACAAATACATCTCCAAAGCTTTTTGCTTCAGCGGCCACGCCTTCATAAAATGATGGAGTTTTTGAGTAGTTTAACATTTGGATAGCTGCTTTTAATGCAATGGGTGACTTCTTCGCGATTTTTTTTGCAATTTCCAGCGTCTTTGGTAGTAGCTCTTCATCCGCGAATGCTTTGTTTGCTAATCCCCACTGAACCGCTTCTACTCCAGAAATCGGCTCGCTTGTGAACATCATTTCCGCTGCTTTTGCTGCCCCAACATAACGAGGTAAACGCTGCGTTCCTGCAAAGCCAGGAATAATACCTAACGAAAGCTCAGGCAAACCTAGTTTCGCTGACTCTGTCACAAAGCGCATATGGCATCCCATCGCAAGCTCTAATCCTCCACCAAGTGCTGCACCGTGAATCGCTGCGATGACTGGCTTCGAAAAGGTTTCTACGCGTTCGAACACGATTTGTCCGTTATTCGCTAAACCGCCAAATTCTTCTCCTGACTGAACACTTGTAAATTCTTTAATGTCTGCGCCTGCAGAGAAAAAGCGACCTTCTCCGTGAAGTACAATCACACGTACTGAATCATCTTGTTCCACTGCATCTAATAAAGCGTTTACATCTTGAATTAAACCTTGTGATAATGCATTTGCTGGTGGTCTTGAAATTGTAGCGATTGCTACGCCTTCTTCTACTCTCCAACTTAAAAACTCCATTTCCCCACATCCCCTTATTATGCTTTTATTGCATTTAATAATAATTGCTGAATTTTCGGAGCCTGCTCCATTAAGTCATAGCGATAATCGTTCATCACCCATGTTGTCGTAATTTCATCAATCGTACCAAACACCATTTGACGTGTAATACGGACATCCATCTCTTGATTGAACTCCCCAGCTAACATCCCTGCAATTAAAATTTGATCAAGTAATACTAAATATTCTTTTAAAATCGTATTAATCTTTAATCTTAATTCTTTATTCGATTGTCTTAACTCTAATTGCGTTACAGTTGCTAAATGGCGATCACTTGATAACACGCGAAAGTGATTTTCAATCATCTGACATAACTTTTCAGAAGAGGAATCTCCACTTTTAATTATATCCTGTAAATTTTCTACGAATATACCCATTTTTTCCTGAAATACAGAAATCAGAATATCTTCTTTGTTTTTAAAATATAAATAAATTGTCCCATCAGCTACACCAGCTTGTTTGGCAATTTTAGAAACTTGGGCTTGATGATAGCCGTTTTCTGCAATTGCTATCACTGCTGCATCTACTATTTGCATATACTTGGGTTTATTTCGTTTCAAGCTGCTCACCACCAAAAAAATATGAAAACATGAATGACTATTCATTCATGTTTTCATATTATAATTTGTATAACATTCTGTCAATAATTTTCGTACAATTATTTTGCAACTTGTTTGGCCATTTTCTCCTTTTCTTCTTCAACAAGCGTACGGCGTAAAATTTTACCTACCGCTGTTTTTGGAAGCTCTTCGCGGAACTCATAGAAACGTGGCACTTTATAAGCAGCTAAATTTTTGCGGCAAAACTCATTTAACTCTTTGTCTGTCACAGTATGACCTTCTTTTAAAACAACATATGCCTTAACCGTTTCCCCACGATATGGGTCTGGAATCCCTGCAACGACACATTCTTGAATTGCTTCATGTTCGTATAAAATTTCTTCTACTTCACGTGGATAAATATTATATCCACCTGCAATAATCATATCTTTTTTACGATCGACTACATAAAAGTAACCGTTTTCATCCATATAACCTAAGTCCCCTGTTAAGAACCAGCCATCTATAAATGTCATCGCTGTATCTTCTGGGCGATTCCAGTAGCCTTTCATAACTTGAGGACCTTTAATCGCAATTTCTCCCATCTCACCTGGAGGTAAACTTTCTGATTCACCTGAACGTAAAATGGCAGCATCTGTACTTGGCCATGGTAATCCAATTGACCCGTTAATACGATTACCCCAAATTGGATTAGCGTGCGTTACTGGTGAAGTTTCGGTTAAACCATAACCTTCAACTACGCGTCCACCCGATAAGGCTTCGAATTTTTCTTGTACTTCTAATGGCAGTGGTGCTGAACCACTTAAACAAGCTTTAATCGTTGATAAATCATATTTTGCTAGATCTGGATGATTTAAAAGGCCGATATACATCGTTGGAGCACCTGGGAATAAGGTTGGTTTTTGTTTATCAATTGTTTTTAATGCTTGTTCCGCTTCAAATTTTGGTAATAATACCATTTTTGACTGTTGCATAACTGATAAAATTAACACGGTCGTCATTCCATATACGTGGAAGAACGGTAAGATACCTAAAATGACTTCTTCACGTTTCACACAACGATACATCCAAGCATCACACATCATCGTATTGGCAATTAAGTTTTTATGCGTTAACATAACACCTTTAGGGAAACCTGTTGTACCACCTGTATATTGTAGTAATGCTAAATCATTTTCAAAGTCGAATTCTACTTCCATCGATTCAGATTTTCCAGACTTCATTATTTCTGTGAATAAGTGATTTTGCCCACTATGTTCTACTTTTACACTAAATCCGTACTGCTTTTTTTGAATAAATGGATACACTAAATTTTTGGGGAATGGTAAATAATCTTTAATCCCTGTTACAATGACGTTTTCAAGCTTTGTTTCTTTAATAATTTTCATCGCGCGTGGATATAAAATGTCCATTACTAAAATAACTTTCGCGCCCGAATCTGCCATTTGATATTGTAATTCACGCTCGGTATAAAGTGGATTCGTTTGAACAACAATCCCACCTGCATACATCGTACCATAGTAAGCGATTACAGCTTGTGGACAGTTTGGTAACATAATTGCTACACGATCGCCCTTCTCCACCCCTAGAGAACGCAAATAATTCGCAAATTTCATAGCAGATTCATACAATTCTTTGTACGTAAGCTCTTTGCCCATAAAATGCACGGCAACATTATTCGGCACTTCTTCGTACGCTTTCGTTAAAAATTGTTGAACGGGAATTTTTGGAAGTTCCAACGTATGTGGAATTTCCTCTGGATAGCTTGCCAACCAAACTTTTTCTGTCATAAAACTTCTCCCCCTTGTCAAAGCTTCATTCTTTTAATAATTATAATTAAAATAGGAAATTATTTCAAATCATTTAATCGAACTTTTGTATTTCTTCTCGCTTATGCACTTATTTTCTACCTGTATTATTATGGTATTCATAATAATCCATCACTGAATTACCATTCACTTAATAACTTACTTTCAAAATATACTTTTTCAATAAAACATTAATTTGAAATAAATTTTTTCAAAAAAAGAAGCAAACAAACTAAATTTCATTAGCTTGTTTGCTTCTTCGACTAAATTGTCAGCATATAATAGATTCCTACTGCTAGAAATAGTACACATACCGCGATTAAAATTTTTGATAGTGTTTCCATCGTTTATCTCCTAAGATGTGATGCTTGCACCAATGACAAATGATAACCCAACTGAAATCGTAAATGAAATAAAACCTACTGATCGATTGTCTGCTGCAATTTCATCATCAACATTAAATTTCGGTGTTAAAAATTCAAATAATAAATAAGCAAATATTAATAGAATAAAGCCAAATAATCCCCAACCGAGCATGCCAATAAACGATGTGTGCTGCTCAATAGAATAGCGGAAAATATTACATATTCCCAAAATTTTACCGCCTGTTGCAAGGGCAACTGAGACATTACCATTTTTAATCTCTTCCCAGTTTTTATATTTTGTCACGATTTCAAATAAAATCATCGAAACAAAAAGACAAAGGGCGACAACGCTAAAATAACCTGCTGTTTCTACGAGCGGATGGTGCCAAAAGTCTGATCCTAGCATTCCATACACTCCCTTCTAAAATTACTTCTTATTCCTAATATTAGCTGAAATTTTCAAAGGAGCAACTATTATTTTAGCTCAACGACTGTGACACCAAAGCCGCCCTCACCCGCTTCACCATAACGATAAGATTTCACTCGCTTATGCTTTTTCAAAAAGCTTTGAATTCCTTGACGTAGTGCACCTGTCCCTTTACCGTGAATGATTGAAACGCGAGGATAGTTCGATAATAATGCATCATCTAAATATTTTTCTGTACGGATAAGTGCGTCCTCATAGCGTTCTCCGCGCAAATCTAATTCAAGTTTTACATGGCTATTGCGATTTTTCACATTCATCATCGGACGTGTTACTTGTTCTTTTTCTGGCTTGATGTATTCTAAATCGCTTTCAGGCAATTTCATTTTTAAAATACCAATTTGCACAACCCAATCTTGGCCCGCTTTTTGCAGTAGCGTGCCTTTTTGACCATAGCTTAATACTTTAACTTCATCGCCCACTTTTAAGTTTTGCTTGCGTTCACGTGCTTCGACTGCTTTTTGTAATACTTTATTTTCTTTTGGTGCTGCTTCTTCTAGACGTTTTTTCGCATCAATTAATTCATGCTCTTTGACATTGGATGCAGCTTGTTCTTTCATTTCACGTAATTCAGCGATAATCGTTTCAGCTTCTCTTTTCGCTTCATCGACAATTTTACGTGCTTTATCTTTTGCTTTTTTCTCTAAATTTTCTTTTTTATCATCATATGTGCGGAGACGTTCTTTTAGTTCTGCACGAATTGTTTGCGCTTCTTCTAATAAAACATGTGCTTCATCTGCTTCTCGCTCTGAACGCAGACGGCTTTCTTCTAAAGAAGCAATCATTGACTCTACTTCATGACGGTCTGTGCCTGTAAATGATTTTGCGCGATCAATAACGACTGTATTTAATCCAAGACGTTTTGAAATTTCAAAGGCATTTGAACGCCCTGGAACCCCAATTAATAAACGATACGTTGGACTTAATGTTTCAACGTCAAATTCTACACTCGCATTCACAACTGATGGACGGTTGTAGCCGTATGCTTTTAGTTCCGGGTAATGGGTTGTTGCCATAACGCGTGCGCCATAACCAACAACTTCATCTAAAATCGAAATCGCTAAGGCCGCCCCTTCTTGTGGGTCAGTACCAGCACCTAATTCATCGAATAATACTAATGATTTGTCATCGAACTTACTTAAAATATCAACTATGTTCACCATATGAGATGAGAATGTTGAAAGGGATTGTTCGATCGATTGCTCATCGCCAATATCAGCAAAAATTTGCTCGAACACGGCAAGCTCTGAACCGTCTAAAGCTGGTACTGGTAAACCAGATTGTGCCATCAACGTACATAATCCAACCGTTTTCAACGTAACTGTTTTACCACCTGTGTTTGGACCGGTAATAACGATAGCTGTAATATCACGACCAAATTCAATCGTATTCGCTACCGCTTCTTCTATTGGTAATAACGGATGGCGCGCACGAACTAAGCGTGTATAGCCTTCCTTATTCATTTTTGGCATAGTACATTTATTTGCTTGTCCATACTTGCCTTTTGCTAAAATCACATCAATTTCACCAAGTAATTGGATAAGGACAAATATCTCATGCGCAACATCTTGTACTTGTGCGGTTAATGACGCTAAAATACGGTCAATTTCCGTTTTTTCTTTCACTTTTAAGCGCTGTACTTCGTTATTTGATTGGATAACGGATTCTGGCTCGATGAAAAGTGTCTGACCTGATGCCGATTGGTCATGCACAATACCGCCGTAATGAGAACGATATTCTTGTTTTACTGGAATAACGAATCGGTCATTACGAATTGTAATAATCGTATCTGAAAGCATTTTTGTTGCGTTTGAACCGCGTGTTAAACTTTCAAGTTTTTGACGAACTTTTGCTTCTTCCGAACGTAATGATTGACGAATTGAACGTAATGTCGTGCTCGCTGAATCCAACACCGCCCCATTATCATCGATACAGGCATTAATCTCATGTTGTAACGCCGTTAAAATTGGCATTTGCTCTTTACGCTCAATAAAATGAGGGATTTCAATCGAATTTTCAGATTCAATATCTTCAATGAAATTACGTAAAATACGGCTCGCACGAATCGTACTTGCGATTTCCATTAATTCCGTTGGGCTCAGCATACCGCCAATTTGAGAACGACGTGCATGTGGACGCACATCAAAAATCCCGCCCAGTGGCACATTACCTTTTACTCGTAAAATGGCTAGTCCTTCATCCATTTCTTCTAATAATTCAACGACTGTTTCAAAATCCGTTTCAGGGACTAGTTCATCAATGGCCTGTTTCCCGATGGAGTTTGTACAAAATGTCGAAACTTGTTCTCGTACTTTATCAAAT includes these proteins:
- a CDS encoding endonuclease MutS2, coding for MIEKRALKTLEFDKVREQVSTFCTNSIGKQAIDELVPETDFETVVELLEEMDEGLAILRVKGNVPLGGIFDVRPHARRSQIGGMLSPTELMEIASTIRASRILRNFIEDIESENSIEIPHFIERKEQMPILTALQHEINACIDDNGAVLDSASTTLRSIRQSLRSEEAKVRQKLESLTRGSNATKMLSDTIITIRNDRFVIPVKQEYRSHYGGIVHDQSASGQTLFIEPESVIQSNNEVQRLKVKEKTEIDRILASLTAQVQDVAHEIFVLIQLLGEIDVILAKGKYGQANKCTMPKMNKEGYTRLVRARHPLLPIEEAVANTIEFGRDITAIVITGPNTGGKTVTLKTVGLCTLMAQSGLPVPALDGSELAVFEQIFADIGDEQSIEQSLSTFSSHMVNIVDILSKFDDKSLVLFDELGAGTDPQEGAALAISILDEVVGYGARVMATTHYPELKAYGYNRPSVVNASVEFDVETLSPTYRLLIGVPGRSNAFEISKRLGLNTVVIDRAKSFTGTDRHEVESMIASLEESRLRSEREADEAHVLLEEAQTIRAELKERLRTYDDKKENLEKKAKDKARKIVDEAKREAETIIAELREMKEQAASNVKEHELIDAKKRLEEAAPKENKVLQKAVEARERKQNLKVGDEVKVLSYGQKGTLLQKAGQDWVVQIGILKMKLPESDLEYIKPEKEQVTRPMMNVKNRNSHVKLELDLRGERYEDALIRTEKYLDDALLSNYPRVSIIHGKGTGALRQGIQSFLKKHKRVKSYRYGEAGEGGFGVTVVELK